In the genome of Eriocheir sinensis breed Jianghai 21 chromosome 44, ASM2467909v1, whole genome shotgun sequence, one region contains:
- the LOC126980325 gene encoding C-type lectin domain family 6 member A-like isoform X1: MALHYMTPILILAAALVALPTALAKSCQTPFVPLNNQWCVHALITESGPEWPSAREECKKLGGDLMVVDTHEKMQALTAHIAAKYPGAASSYPYWVGGSNEAGQWQWVNGSPMSLASNLWYPGSPDGGPPDYKYTLLIFTSPWNRRYLGSVSPTDKAPAYVCEQ, encoded by the exons ATGGCACTACACTACATGACACCGATACTAATTCTTGCGGCTGCTCTGGTGGCACTCCCGACCGCCCTGGCAAAGT CCTGTCAGACGCCCTTCGTGCCCCTCAACAACCAGTGGTGCGTTCACGCCCTCATCACGGAGTCGGGTCCCGAGTGGCCGTCAGCGCGGGAGGAGTGCAAGAAGCTCGGTGGGGACTTGATGGTGGTGGACACTCACGAGAAGATGCAAGCTCTGACCGCTCACATCGCCGCTAAGTAccctggag CGGCGTCGTCGTATCCTTACTGGGTCGGGGGCAGCAACGAGGCCGGCCAGTGGCAGTGGGTCAACGGTTCCCCGATGAGTCTCGCTTCCaacct TTGGTACCCCGGCAGTCCTGACGGCGGACCCCCAGACTACAAGTACACCTTGCTGATTTTCACCAGCCCGTGGAATAGGCGGTACCTGGGGTCTGTGTCCCCCACCGATAAAGCTCCCGCCTACGTGTGCGAGCAGTGA
- the LOC126980322 gene encoding killer cell lectin-like receptor subfamily G member 2 — translation MQTRCCVLLLVALQVVAVLAARAKRASPQQCPEGFTGIGFGMCVSVRSLNVNYFDARSWATTNNMCKADGARLVSLDTPEKHKALTEYLHSNFDFSSILQMWVGATRNATGWWWLNSAPLPVDSNIWLEGEPNPDETYVHAITFVSWNIVDGGHLHLRAVPADSLGLGYVCEATGV, via the exons ATGCAGACCAGGTGTTGCGTGCTCCTGCTGGTGGCGCTGCAGGTGGTGGCAGTGCTAGCGGCGCGTGCTAAAc GAGCCTCACCGCAGCAGTGTCCCGAGGGCTTCACGGGGATCGGCTTCGGGATGTGCGTGTCGGTGCGGAGTCTGAATGTGAACTACTTCGACGCGCGCTCCTGGGCCACCACCAACAATATGTGCAAGGCCGACGGTGCCAGGCTGGTCTCCCTGGACACACCTGAGAAGCACAAGGCCCTCACGGAATACCTCCACTCAAATTTTG ATTTCAGCTCAATTCTTCAGATGTGGGTGGGCGCCACGAGGAACGCGACGGGCTGGTGGTGGCTCAACTCAGCACCCTTACCCGTGGACTCCAACAT atGGCTGGAAGGGGAGCCCAACCCTGATGAGACGTACGTTCACGCTATCACTTTCGTGAGTTGGAACATCGTTGATGGTGGACATCTCCACTTGAGGGCCGTTCCCGCCGATTCCTTGGGCCTGGGGTACGTGTGTGAGGCGACGGGCGTCTAa
- the LOC126980325 gene encoding C-type lectin domain family 6 member A-like isoform X2: MALHYMTPMLILAAALVALPTALAKSCQTPFVPLNNQWCVHALITESGPEWPSAREECKKLGGDLMVVDTHEKMQALTAHIAAKYPGAASSYPYWVGGSNEAGQWQWVNGSPMSLASNLWYPGSPDGGPPDYKYTLLIFTSPWNRRYLGSVSPTDKAPAYVCEQ; the protein is encoded by the exons ATGGCACTACACTACATGACACCGATGCTAATTCTTGCGGCTGCTCTGGTGGCACTCCCGACCGCCCTGGCAAAGT CCTGTCAGACGCCCTTCGTGCCCCTCAACAACCAGTGGTGCGTTCACGCCCTCATCACGGAGTCGGGTCCCGAGTGGCCGTCAGCGCGGGAGGAGTGCAAGAAGCTCGGTGGGGACTTGATGGTGGTGGACACTCACGAGAAGATGCAAGCTCTGACCGCTCACATCGCCGCTAAGTAccctggag CGGCGTCGTCGTATCCTTACTGGGTCGGGGGCAGCAACGAGGCCGGCCAGTGGCAGTGGGTCAACGGTTCCCCGATGAGTCTCGCTTCCaacct TTGGTACCCCGGCAGTCCTGACGGCGGACCCCCAGACTACAAGTACACCTTGCTGATTTTCACCAGCCCGTGGAATAGGCGGTACCTGGGGTCTGTGTCCCCCACCGATAAAGCTCCCGCCTACGTGTGCGAGCAGTGA
- the LOC126980323 gene encoding killer cell lectin-like receptor subfamily G member 2, producing MQARCCVLLLVALQVVAVLAARAKRAPPQQCSEGFTGIGFGMCVSGRSLVQHSFDAQSWATTNELCKADRARLVSLDTPEKLEALSEYLHSNPDLNSLYMWVGATRDATGWRWLNSAPLPVDSNMWLPKEPNPDETYVHATIVARSLNNQGRHYLSAATADSLAVGYVCEETGV from the exons ATGCAGGCCAGGTGTTGCGTGCTCCTGCTGGTGGCGCTGCAGGTGGTGGCAGTGCTGGCGGCGCGCGCTAAAC GCGCCCCACCACAACAGTGTTCAGAGGGCTTCACGGGGATCGGCTTCGGGATGTGCGTGTCGGGGCGGAGTCTGGTGCAGCACTCCTTCGACGCGCAGTCCTGGGCCACCACCAACGAGCTTTGCAAGGCCGACCGTGCCAGGCTGGTCTCCCTGGACACACCTGAGAAGCTGGAGGCACTCTCAGAATACCTCCACTCAAATCCag ATCTCAACTCCCTTTACATGTGGGTGGGCGCCACGAGGGACGCGACGGGCTGGCGGTGGCTCAACTCAGCACCCTTACCCGTGGACTCCAACAT gtgGCTGCCGAAGGAGCCCAACCCTGATGAGACGTACGTTCACGCTACCATTGTCGCGCGCTCGCTCAACAACCAAGGGCGACACTACCTGAGTGCCGCTACCGCCGATTCCCTGGCCGTGGGGTACGTGTGTGAGGAGACGGGCGTCTAA
- the LOC126980324 gene encoding C-type lectin domain family 4 member E-like, whose amino-acid sequence MALHGTAPILLLAAALVALPTALAKSCQTPFVPLNNQWCVHALTNVPGKTYTWPSAREECKKLGGDLVVVDTQGKMEALTAHLAATFTEDDSSFPGFVKLYPYWVGGSNEAGQWQWVNGSPMSLTSNLWLPDNPSGGPSNIQYALLVRVGRSKRRYLRSEPSTNDAPGYVCEQ is encoded by the exons ATGGCACTACACGGGACGGCACCGATACTTCTTCTTGCGGCTGCTTTGGTGGCACTCCCGACCGCCCTGGCAaagt CCTGCCAGACCCCCTTCGTGCCCCTCAACAACCAGTGGTGTGTTCACGCCCTCACCAACGTGCCGGGGAAGACTTACACATGGCCGTCAGCGCGGGAGGAGTGCAAGAAGCTCGGTGGGgacttggtggtggtggacacTCAGGGGAAGATGGAAGCTCTGACCGCTCACCTCGCCGCTACGTTcactgaag ATGACTCGTCGTTTCCTGGCTTCGTCAAGTTGTATCCTTACTGGGTCGGGGGCAGCAACGAGGCCGGCCAGTGGCAGTGGGTCAATGGTTCCCCGATGAGTCTCACTTCCAACCT TTGGCTCCCCGACAATCCTAGCGGCGGCCCCTCAAACATCCAATACGCCTTGCTGGTTCGTGTCGGCCGTTCGAAGAGGCGGTACCTGAGATCTGAGCCCTCTACCAATGACGCTCCCGGGTACGTGTGTGAGCAGTGA